In Cherax quadricarinatus isolate ZL_2023a chromosome 38, ASM3850222v1, whole genome shotgun sequence, the DNA window ATTTGTGCATTATGAGACATCTTTTGTTCACCAAATGTGAATCCAGTCTGCAGATCTGCATCACCTGATTGCTTCAGCCCGGATATTTTGAATATTGCTGATGGCTTTTCATTTGTAATGTTGCCCAAGAGATGCCAGGTTGGTGGTTTGGTGGGCTCAGGCCAACTGAAGTACACTGTTGGGAAAGTATCATTGGTATCACTTAGTACTGTACGTACTGTCATTTGCACCAGTACTTAGCAACTTAACCTTATAGTACAACTAAATTCAGCTAGCATAATGCCAATGTGTACTAAATGTCATCTAATGTTATAAATACTATGCAACATGGAAATAAATTGATTTTTATTACTGTAACAATTAGGGGGTGCCAAAGTATCGGCAGATATCTGATATGATGGGACCGTGTTTTAGTAGCATTTTGAAGATACTCTAAGAGGTGAAGTACTCTCCTTGAAAGTGGGATTTAACAAGGATGAACAGATAATAGTTACAGGGTTAAAGTCAAgcctgggtttagcgcttagttttgacaGTGCTACTTTAGTGTGCGGTCTACCATTTACACTTAAGTGTGCAGTCATTTATTGCCCTTTTATAGCCttacctaaccaaatctaacgtAACCTACCCTTGCCtaacctgagctggtagaccgcacgctaAAGTAGCACCGTTTTGActgtaatactaatactaataataattaaattgaaCAGGTGGTAACTGTTCACTGGAAACTGACAAGAATTTTGAGCATGGTAAAGGCAATGTGTGAGAGAACTTTCAAGGAGGTAAAACACACTGGTCCTTATGTTGTAAGCTCTTAAGACTAGATGGCATTTTATTATTTCTGTAGCAATTTGCAATACATAATGGCATTTACAAGTAAATAAATTCTAAAAATTTTCCATAATGATTTTCTTGGACAGCCCTATAATTATCTGCTGCATACAGTACATTTATATACATAGAAAGCACAATTATGCTACATATACAGCAATAACAAAAAACTAAGCAGACCTGATCCTCCGAGGCCATTGGGAAAAGGTGTTCCTGTGAGGAAGATAACAATGTGGTTGATGTTATCTGCCTGAGGTATGACTGTAAGAAACTGCGTCTCCCCTACTTGCTCAAAATTAGTCTGCACCTGAAATAAGGAAAACTTTGAgagtaaaaattattattattataatcataaccaagcgctaaacctgtaagtgTCTTAATAGTAGAAAGTAAATCTTGAAATGTAAGCGTCTTACtatttacataaaataatatCATAACTAAAACCAATTGAAGGATGCACAATTCAAACTATTATAATTAATTGCCAAAATGTGCCAAGGAGTAATCTCTTTAACAATCTATAATGACATTATTTGTAATTACaagtgcagcgctgtatagtccttgtggcttagcgcttctttttgattataataataataataatgtaattacaAGTACAAATAATTTActtcttttctgcagtatacagatAATGTGGTTTACATTTAATaaatattgttaggcacaaaagaagGTCACTACATATTGCATACATATACTGTAGTACCTCTGTACATGGAATACTTATATACTGAATAATTATtgcaatcataactaagcgctaaacccactagggtcatacagcgctgcagggtagggtgtgCTAAAGATATACGTAAATACAGAAATAAAAGTAATCAAAACCAGGTAGAGTTCTACTGAGTGAATGAGGTCCAGAAGACTCACCAGGCGCCCAGAGACAATCAAACCGAAGAGGTTGGCCATGACACCAGCAATTAACAACCGATTTTGGAGGACAGTAGCAGCCCAGAGTGCCTGTGGGCGTGGCTTGGTACTCCTTCACTCCAGCAGAGTACACACTGCTGAGCCAGAGTTCAGGGTCGTCTGGATCACCACCCGTCCTCctccctcttgttgttgttgttactggtacttAAGGACCATCGTAGTCTGAGCTGTTTTGAGTCTTATCTTTCTGTGTCCAGGATAAAATACTGCCCAATATTTTGGCGAATAAAGAAGAGATTTCACTTTCCAAGACGGGAAAAATACGGGAAAAATAGGGTCTAACTGAAAAATATCTGGGTATAGCAAGACACTAACGCACAACCAGCTGGCTTGTGACCGGTTTCTCGAAAGACGTAGAAAATTGTAGCACCAGAACATGACCTGGGGTGTCTAATATAATTACATTAATAATGACCTGTTTACAAGACAGAGTGTAAACCCATTTCCATAATATTAGATTCAGGTACAACAGTAAACTGTTTACAAAATAGTGAAATGTTTACGAGAATAATAGAGTCGTTTGGAATAATGATTAGTTGTTACGCAGTTAATGAATTCAGTCGCATGAACATTATAATGAAGAATATTCTATATCTTAGACATTATCTAAGCCAGAGTTCCCACCCAGGGAACCACTGCCTTGCAAGATGACATTTCTGGAGGTGCTACAAAGAGTACTAATGAAAAGcacaattctccttttttttacCAAAAACTTAACTAATTACTCAATTTACATTTGCATTATATGCAAATGTGATACTACTTTTGTAGGAAGTGCAATATTAATGAAACATTTCCTAGGGGTgagggacaaaaaaaaaaaagactggcaaCCCCTTATTTAAGGGTAAGGTAGAGGTGCCCTCTCCCTTACGTAGTTTAcagtttttataatttatttaCTGTAAAATAGTTTATATCTTTATATTAAGTTTATTTaaatacatgtacacataagtacagttacacaAACTTAAGTGACTACAATTATCAtagtaatgtatatgtatattaccttagataaccccaaaaaatggTCCATTTGGGTCTTTGATATTATTAGTTCATCCAAGTTTAAATCTATATAATGTGTCGCTAATGTATACTTACAATATCTATGAGCCTTTAGAACCATTGTGTATGTTGATATTTCCTGTATTGTTTGCAAAAATCATTTGTAGATTCATTTAATATGTATTTTGAAGTGTGTATTTTTCTTGAGGTGTATGTATTAAGAacagtagtgtatatacacttggaggAGTCTGGCTGAGTAAGAAACACATGCATCAAggatcctaatggaaataagataagataagataagatttcgttcggatttttaaccccggagggttagccacccaggataacccaagaaagttagtgcgtcatcgaggactgtctaacttatttccattggggtccttaatcttgtcccccaggatgcgacccacaccagtcgactaacacccaggtacctatttgctgctaggtgaacaggacaacaggtgtaaggaaacgtgtcgaacgtttccacccgccgggaatcgaacccgggccctccgtgtgtgaagcgggagctttagccaccaggccaccgggcactttgactttcttaggttatcctaggtaatttacacacatgctgccatGTAAGATAATTTAtgcaactgtatttatgtgtaaatgtacctgaataaacttacatctgtcttcaagaaggcattggacaggaccctaaagtcagtacctgaccaaccgggctgtggttcgta includes these proteins:
- the LOC128692914 gene encoding protein OPI10 homolog: MANLFGLIVSGRLVQTNFEQVGETQFLTVIPQADNINHIVIFLTGTPFPNGLGGSVYFSWPEPTKPPTWHLLGNITNEKPSAIFKISGLKQSGDADLQTGFTFGEQKMSHNAQIGILVEPLIQIQGQVANPSSEASTLNSYVEFSQAMCENLYNYASSFAQSPSQIMPNPSEQYLPLSTLSKWYENFSRRLQQNPNFWKK